In Verrucomicrobiota bacterium, the genomic stretch GCGATGGTGGAACCTTACGCCCAGATGCAGCAGTTGGAAGCGGCGGGCGATTACACCTCGCGCCTGGCGCTGATGGAGGAAGCCAAGACGCTGCCGTTCGCCGCCGTATGGGATTACCACTGCCTGACGCAAAACGTGCCGGTGGGCATGGATTGGCTGGCCGAGGTGAAGCAATACGAGCGGGATGTGCTTGCGAAACGCTAATGATTTTTATTACCGAAATCCTTGTTTCCAATTCCAATCCGGCAAATACTGAAGCACTTTTATGACACCGAATCCATTACTTGGCGTTGTGTTCCACTGGCTGGGCGGCCTGGCCTCCGGCAGTTTTTATGTGCCGTATAAGGGCGTAAAGAAATGGTCCTGGGAAACCTACTGGCTGGTGGGCGGCTTCTTCTCCTGGATCATCTGCCCGACGCTGCTCGCTTCGGTGATGACCAATGACCTGATCGGCGTGCTGAAGCAGCAATCCGCTGCCACGCTTTGGTGGACGTATTTCTTCGGCGCCCTGTGGGGCTTTGGCGGCCTGACGTTCGGCCTGACCATGCGTTACCTGGGCATGTCGCTGGGGATGGGCGTGGCGTTGGGCTATTGTGCGGCGTTCGGCACCATGGTGCCGCCCATCGCCAAGAGCCTGTTCCCCTCGGTGCCGGTGGAAAGCAGCCTGGGCGACATCCTGAGTTCATCGCCGGGCTTGGTGACGCTCGGTGGCGTGGCGGTTTGCATGGTGGGTATTGCCATTGCCGCCCTGGCCGGTCTGACCAAAGAAAAGGAGATGCCGGACGCCGAAAAGAAAAAGACCATCGCCGAATTCAGTTTCACCAAAGGCATCGTGGTAGCGACCTTCTCGGGTATCATGAGCGCGTGCTTCGCATTCGCGCTGACGGCGGGTAACCCGATTGGTGAAG encodes the following:
- the rhaT gene encoding L-rhamnose/proton symporter RhaT, which codes for MTPNPLLGVVFHWLGGLASGSFYVPYKGVKKWSWETYWLVGGFFSWIICPTLLASVMTNDLIGVLKQQSAATLWWTYFFGALWGFGGLTFGLTMRYLGMSLGMGVALGYCAAFGTMVPPIAKSLFPSVPVESSLGDILSSSPGLVTLGGVAVCMVGIAIAALAGLTKEKEMPDAEKKKTIAEFSFTKGIVVATFSGIMSACFAFALTAGNPIGEASKAAGTTVIWSGLPKLVVVLLGGFTTNFIWCVILNIKNGTGYQYFSGTVKVEHANHGGSTGSEHGAVAANATAPTDLKVPVLPNYLFSALAGTTWYFQFFFYTMGETQMGKFGFASWTLHMASIIIFSTMWGWFLHEWKGSSKKAHSLIAAGILTLILSTMIIGYGTKLKAESSAPAPQKVQQSGK